A single genomic interval of Alcaligenes sp. SDU_A2 harbors:
- a CDS encoding homoserine dehydrogenase gives MSPIKVGLLGLGVVGSGTWNVLKRNADEIARRAGRRIEIVAVAVRDLDKARALVGDDMTLTTDGMDIVRNPEIDIVVELVGGSTLAREWVMEAIAQGKHVVTANKALLAKHGNEIFAAAHQRGVMVAFEAAVAGGIPIIKAIREGLSANRIQWLAGIINGTTNYILSEMRNRGVSFAEALADAQRLGYAEADPTFDIEGVDAAHKLSLLASLAFGIPVQFSKAHVEGITSLSLEDLQHAQRLGYGVKLLGITRARPEGIELRVHPTLVPAQSMLANVQGAMNAVLVHGDAVGQTVYYGAGAGDLPTASAVVADLVDVTRLQNADPGHRVPYLAFQHDAMADTPILPMDEVVSAYYLRLRVDDRPGVLADVARILAQSDISIGSMFQEPAGDHADIIFLTHEAREGAINGAISQIQGQSFVRSAVTRLRVENL, from the coding sequence ATGAGTCCTATCAAAGTAGGTTTGCTGGGTCTGGGTGTGGTCGGCAGCGGCACCTGGAACGTACTAAAACGCAACGCTGATGAAATCGCCCGTCGCGCGGGCCGCCGCATTGAAATCGTGGCGGTTGCCGTGCGCGATCTGGACAAGGCGCGTGCGCTGGTCGGGGACGACATGACCCTGACGACCGATGGCATGGACATTGTCCGCAATCCAGAGATCGACATCGTGGTCGAGCTGGTGGGCGGCTCCACCCTGGCCCGTGAATGGGTCATGGAAGCCATTGCGCAGGGCAAGCACGTGGTCACGGCCAACAAGGCGCTGCTGGCTAAACACGGCAACGAGATTTTCGCGGCCGCCCATCAGCGTGGCGTCATGGTGGCCTTCGAGGCAGCGGTGGCCGGCGGTATTCCCATTATCAAGGCGATCCGCGAAGGCCTGTCGGCCAACCGTATTCAGTGGCTGGCCGGCATCATCAACGGCACCACCAACTACATTCTGTCCGAGATGCGCAACCGGGGCGTCAGCTTCGCCGAAGCCCTGGCCGATGCGCAGCGCCTGGGCTATGCCGAAGCCGATCCCACCTTCGACATCGAAGGCGTGGATGCCGCGCACAAGCTCAGCCTGTTGGCCTCGCTGGCCTTTGGCATTCCCGTGCAGTTCAGCAAAGCGCACGTGGAAGGCATTACCAGCCTGTCTCTGGAAGATCTGCAGCATGCGCAGCGCCTGGGCTATGGCGTGAAGTTGTTGGGCATTACCCGCGCCCGCCCCGAGGGCATCGAGCTGCGCGTGCATCCTACCCTGGTTCCGGCCCAGAGCATGCTGGCCAATGTGCAAGGTGCCATGAACGCCGTGCTGGTGCATGGCGATGCCGTGGGCCAGACCGTGTACTATGGTGCCGGCGCGGGCGATCTGCCCACGGCCTCTGCCGTGGTGGCCGATCTGGTCGATGTTACCCGCTTGCAAAATGCCGATCCCGGGCACCGCGTGCCGTATCTGGCTTTTCAGCACGATGCGATGGCCGATACGCCTATTCTGCCTATGGACGAGGTCGTGTCTGCATACTATCTGCGTCTGCGCGTGGATGACCGCCCTGGCGTGTTGGCCGATGTGGCCCGCATCCTGGCTCAGTCGGATATTTCCATCGGCTCCATGTTCCAGGAACCGGCCGGCGATCATGCCGATATCATCTTCCTGACCCACGAGGCCCGCGAAGGGGCCATCAATGGTGCCATCAGCCAGATTCAAGGTCAGTCTTTCGTGCGTTCAGCGGTTACCCGCCTGCGCGTGGAGAATCTGTAA